One Chlorobaculum limnaeum genomic window carries:
- a CDS encoding glycosyltransferase: protein MNEKRLDNPAYRNGRDLPEIDCVLIGVNSAKTLGRCIESIRSGSYPPEKLRICYADGGSTDESIAVAKRYDGVRVLALTPEYPTPGLGRNAGWKSGSAPLVQFLDSDTIVDPEWFHKAVARMRDARVGAVIGFRRELHPERSVYNWIGDLEWNGPVGESDCFGGDVLLRREALEATGGYDETLVGGEDPELSRRVIRAGWKIERIDAVMTRHDLAMTTVKQYLKRAYRSGYGFAAVRAREARLGSPFWKADFRKIAIKGGGFIAAESLAMVTLFAARPSLTSMLASATIGLAGVPLLFSPRLFKVGKFMRENQLGRKEAKIYAWHCSAVVLPQLAGVARYYAGAIAGRPLRNKRSALKTGLSQPET, encoded by the coding sequence ATGAACGAAAAACGCCTCGACAACCCGGCATACCGGAATGGCCGCGACCTTCCGGAGATCGACTGCGTGCTCATCGGCGTCAACAGCGCGAAGACGCTCGGACGCTGCATCGAGTCGATCCGCTCCGGCAGCTATCCGCCTGAAAAACTGCGCATCTGCTACGCCGATGGCGGCTCGACCGACGAGAGCATCGCGGTGGCGAAACGTTACGACGGCGTGCGAGTGCTCGCGCTGACGCCGGAGTATCCGACGCCGGGGCTTGGCCGGAACGCAGGATGGAAGAGCGGCTCCGCGCCGCTGGTGCAGTTTCTCGACTCCGACACCATCGTCGATCCGGAGTGGTTCCACAAAGCGGTCGCCCGAATGCGTGACGCCCGCGTCGGCGCGGTCATCGGCTTCCGCCGCGAGCTGCACCCGGAGCGCTCGGTCTACAACTGGATCGGCGACCTCGAATGGAACGGGCCGGTCGGCGAGTCGGACTGTTTCGGCGGCGACGTGCTCCTGCGCCGCGAGGCGCTCGAAGCGACCGGCGGCTACGACGAAACGCTCGTCGGCGGCGAAGACCCGGAGCTGAGCCGCCGCGTCATCCGCGCCGGATGGAAGATCGAGCGCATCGACGCCGTCATGACGCGCCACGACCTGGCCATGACCACCGTGAAGCAGTACCTCAAACGCGCCTACCGCTCCGGCTACGGCTTCGCCGCCGTGCGAGCGCGGGAGGCCCGGCTCGGCAGCCCGTTCTGGAAAGCGGATTTCCGCAAGATCGCCATCAAGGGCGGCGGCTTCATCGCCGCGGAAAGCCTGGCGATGGTGACGCTATTCGCCGCCCGTCCCTCGCTGACATCGATGCTCGCGTCGGCGACAATCGGCTTGGCGGGAGTGCCGCTGCTTTTCTCGCCGCGCCTCTTCAAGGTCGGCAAGTTCATGCGGGAGAACCAATTGGGCCGCAAGGAGGCCAAAATCTACGCCTGGCACTGTTCGGCGGTCGTTCTCCCGCAGCTCGCGGGCGTCGCGCGATACTATGCGGGTGCAATCGCCGGACGTCCGCTGAGGAACAAACGAAGCGCCCTGAAAACCGGACTGTCGCAGCCCGAAACCTGA
- a CDS encoding glycosyltransferase 61 family protein has product MPINLPYLRRSFWRLLGNGSLPELCEKEWIVAPACVTTTRPALYLPGALDNVTASSASSNLEQEMRRIKGGRTEHAATIARALADVTLSDGYLYKRGLKIPVRIKKEQLVIERQPTAKKEVAVLACGLTDIQFFGHWMTDGLPLLMAARDLGPPIRNTAPLTGHQKEYLSMLNLGYDPFAAGKIGKLIVLEDYGQNNYKRERYQAMRARFREVAPKPAHPGSLLLRGTSGVVTPDAQGNRRILVNEEEIASYLQSIGFQLIDSTKQSAREIVEKTSGSKIIIGVEGSQIPHGLFTMADNGALINIFPPFHFNNVLKGQTDCMEMHYAFTIGEVCEGGFRLPLDTLKKTLDLVAAKTA; this is encoded by the coding sequence ATGCCGATAAACCTGCCCTATCTCCGCCGCTCGTTCTGGCGGCTGCTCGGCAACGGCTCCTTGCCGGAGCTGTGCGAAAAGGAGTGGATCGTCGCCCCGGCCTGCGTCACCACGACGCGGCCCGCGCTCTACCTGCCGGGCGCACTCGATAACGTCACCGCGTCGTCGGCTTCCTCGAATCTGGAGCAGGAGATGCGGAGGATCAAGGGCGGACGCACGGAACACGCCGCCACCATCGCGCGGGCGCTCGCAGACGTGACGCTCTCTGACGGCTATCTCTACAAGCGAGGCCTCAAGATTCCCGTGCGCATCAAGAAAGAACAGCTCGTCATCGAACGCCAACCGACTGCAAAAAAAGAGGTTGCGGTGCTGGCGTGCGGGCTGACCGATATTCAGTTCTTCGGCCACTGGATGACCGACGGTCTTCCGCTGCTCATGGCCGCCCGCGATCTCGGCCCGCCGATTCGCAACACCGCACCACTGACCGGCCATCAGAAGGAGTATCTCTCGATGCTCAATCTTGGCTACGACCCCTTCGCCGCCGGAAAGATCGGAAAGCTCATCGTGCTCGAAGATTACGGCCAGAACAACTACAAGCGGGAGCGATACCAGGCGATGCGGGCGCGCTTCCGGGAGGTCGCGCCGAAACCCGCGCATCCCGGCTCGCTGCTCTTGCGCGGCACCTCCGGAGTGGTCACGCCCGACGCGCAGGGCAACCGGCGCATACTCGTCAACGAGGAGGAGATCGCCAGCTACCTGCAATCGATCGGCTTCCAGCTCATCGACTCGACGAAGCAGAGCGCCAGGGAGATCGTCGAGAAGACCTCCGGCTCGAAGATCATCATCGGCGTCGAAGGGAGCCAGATTCCGCACGGGCTCTTCACGATGGCCGACAACGGCGCGCTGATCAACATCTTTCCGCCGTTCCATTTCAACAACGTGCTCAAAGGCCAGACTGACTGCATGGAGATGCACTACG